The following coding sequences lie in one Streptomyces xiamenensis genomic window:
- a CDS encoding MMPL family transporter, whose protein sequence is MALTTTSPGRSATTDRGPAAHPPGRRAPWAVLLLGLLFVVDALLIGADAGDRLRGGGTDDPSAESTLAAELLREHFPAAQPNLVLLVSGTESRGVNDRDVAAQGGELAARLAFEPSVTGVLSYWQTGAGQLRSEDGGQALILAHVRGDEDAAKAVFRRLVPDYRGSPADLPALSVQLGGPVAVLEELQSTIAADLLTAELIAVPLTLIILVVVFGGLVAALLPLGVGIVAVLGTNAVLRVLTEFAEVSVFAQNLTTALGLGLAIDYALLIVRRYREELATGADPHTAVGSTVRTAGRTVLFSALTIMTALSAMLVFPLYFLRSFAYAGISVVALAAGAALLLLPAALRLLGHRVDALRVLRRRAPAGAGGGAGWRRLVTWAVRRAPLVTVAVAGALLLAGLPFARIAFGAADDRQLPQGAEARTVQDTLREDFPDTTTGTVEVLARQADPDTPGDAAALRGYAAALSELPAVERVDTPLGGYRNGALDAAATPADAVRGGAGMSHLTLTPVAGVEATDETAQRLVRQVRDLTAADPAHRALSPVVGGQSAQLVDSKAAIGSRLGWAALVIVAASLLLMFLLTGSVVIPLQAVLLNALSLSAMFGVVVWVFQDGHLSSLLGFTATGTVETTLPVLMFCVAFGLSMDYTVFVLARMTEEHRRHGDSTRAVVAGVQRTGGIITAAALILSVVLIAIGTSQITNTKMLGLGVALAVLVDATVVRALLLPAVMRLFGPATWWAPAPLRRFQRRFGLREEPETAREETP, encoded by the coding sequence ATGGCCCTGACCACCACCTCCCCGGGCCGGTCCGCCACCACAGACCGGGGCCCGGCCGCCCATCCCCCGGGGCGCCGGGCCCCCTGGGCCGTCCTGCTGCTCGGCCTGCTGTTCGTCGTCGACGCGCTGCTCATCGGCGCGGACGCCGGCGACCGGCTGCGCGGTGGCGGGACCGACGACCCGTCCGCCGAATCCACCCTGGCCGCCGAGCTGTTGCGCGAGCACTTTCCGGCCGCCCAGCCCAACCTGGTGCTGCTGGTGTCGGGTACGGAGAGCCGGGGGGTCAACGACCGTGACGTCGCCGCCCAGGGCGGCGAGCTCGCCGCCCGGCTGGCCTTCGAACCCTCCGTCACCGGCGTGCTGTCGTACTGGCAGACCGGCGCCGGGCAACTGCGCTCGGAGGACGGCGGCCAGGCGCTGATCCTCGCCCATGTACGCGGCGACGAGGACGCCGCCAAGGCGGTGTTCCGGCGGCTGGTGCCCGACTACCGGGGCTCCCCCGCCGATCTGCCGGCGCTGAGCGTCCAGCTCGGCGGCCCCGTCGCCGTCCTGGAGGAGCTCCAGTCCACCATCGCCGCCGATCTGCTCACCGCCGAGCTGATCGCCGTCCCCCTCACCCTGATCATCCTCGTCGTCGTCTTCGGCGGCCTGGTCGCCGCGCTGCTGCCGCTCGGGGTCGGCATCGTCGCTGTCCTGGGCACCAACGCCGTCCTGCGCGTCCTCACCGAGTTCGCCGAGGTATCGGTCTTCGCCCAGAACCTCACCACCGCGCTGGGACTCGGCCTCGCCATCGACTACGCACTGCTGATCGTGCGCCGCTACCGCGAGGAACTGGCCACCGGCGCCGACCCGCACACTGCGGTCGGCAGCACGGTGCGCACGGCGGGACGCACCGTGTTGTTCTCCGCGCTCACCATCATGACGGCGCTGTCCGCGATGCTCGTGTTCCCGCTGTACTTCCTGCGGTCCTTCGCCTACGCCGGCATCAGCGTGGTGGCGCTGGCCGCCGGGGCCGCGCTGCTCCTGCTGCCCGCCGCGCTGCGGCTGCTGGGCCACCGGGTCGACGCCTTGCGCGTGCTGCGGCGCCGCGCCCCGGCCGGCGCCGGGGGCGGCGCGGGCTGGCGGCGCCTGGTGACCTGGGCGGTACGGCGCGCCCCGCTGGTCACCGTCGCCGTCGCCGGGGCCCTGCTGCTGGCCGGACTGCCCTTCGCACGCATCGCGTTCGGGGCCGCCGACGACCGGCAGCTGCCGCAGGGCGCGGAGGCCCGTACCGTCCAGGACACCCTGCGCGAGGACTTCCCCGACACCACCACCGGCACGGTCGAAGTGCTGGCCCGGCAGGCCGACCCGGACACTCCCGGCGACGCGGCGGCCCTGCGCGGCTACGCCGCCGCCCTGTCCGAACTGCCCGCCGTGGAACGGGTGGACACCCCGCTCGGCGGCTACCGGAACGGCGCGCTGGACGCCGCGGCCACCCCCGCCGACGCGGTACGGGGCGGCGCCGGCATGAGCCATCTGACCCTCACCCCCGTCGCCGGTGTGGAGGCCACCGACGAGACGGCCCAGCGCCTGGTGCGCCAGGTCCGCGACCTCACCGCCGCCGACCCCGCGCACCGCGCGCTGTCGCCGGTGGTCGGCGGACAGAGCGCCCAGCTCGTCGACTCCAAGGCCGCCATCGGCTCCCGGCTCGGCTGGGCGGCGCTCGTCATCGTGGCCGCCTCCCTGCTGCTGATGTTCCTGCTCACCGGATCCGTCGTCATCCCGCTCCAGGCCGTCCTGCTCAACGCGCTCAGCCTGAGCGCCATGTTCGGTGTGGTGGTGTGGGTCTTCCAGGACGGCCATCTGTCCTCGCTGCTGGGCTTCACCGCCACCGGCACCGTCGAGACCACCCTGCCGGTCCTGATGTTCTGCGTCGCCTTCGGGCTGTCCATGGACTACACGGTGTTCGTGCTCGCCCGGATGACGGAGGAACACCGGCGGCACGGCGACTCCACGCGCGCCGTCGTCGCCGGCGTCCAGCGCACCGGCGGCATCATCACCGCCGCCGCGCTGATCCTTTCCGTGGTCCTGATCGCCATCGGCACCTCACAGATCACCAACACCAAGATGCTCGGCCTCGGCGTCGCCCTGGCCGTCCTGGTGGACGCCACCGTCGTCCGCGCGCTGCTGCTGCCGGCCGTCATGCGCCTGTTCGGCCCGGCCACCTGGTGGGCGCCGGCCCCGCTGCGCCGCTTCCAGCGGCGGTTCGGACTGCGCGAGGAGCCGGAAACCGCCCGGGAGGAGACCCCATGA
- a CDS encoding metallophosphoesterase: MLGWATNLLIVLASALVHWWLWKRLVRDTTRPGTRARRVGTVLTAASAALAAAPRILVPALGPDAGRWLAWPGYTWLAVVLYLALPLLVAELIRAAGWLRSRRAGRHDPGPAVPPTAAELNRRLFLSRTAGATAGVISVATTGYGLTSALGPPRVQRVPVGISRLDPRLSGLRIAVVSDLHLGTMLGRSHTERIVRHINGLEADVVAVVGDLADGLPAELGAAARPLRSLESTHGSFFVTGNHEYLYDGADAWVGELHALGVRGLRNERVEIHHNGATLDLAGVEDVTGEEYGTGPDFARTLDGRDPTRPVVLLAHQPILATQAARHGVDLQLSGHTHGGQFFPITQLSRLWEPVVSGLGKVEDTTVYVTNGAGFFGPPVRVGAPPEVTLIELRPAGPREQ, encoded by the coding sequence ATGCTCGGCTGGGCAACGAACCTGCTCATCGTCCTCGCGTCGGCGCTGGTCCACTGGTGGCTGTGGAAGCGCCTGGTCCGCGACACCACCCGGCCGGGCACCCGCGCCCGCCGGGTGGGCACCGTCCTGACCGCCGCCTCGGCCGCGCTGGCCGCGGCCCCGCGCATCCTGGTCCCGGCGCTGGGCCCGGACGCGGGGCGGTGGCTGGCCTGGCCGGGATACACCTGGCTCGCGGTGGTGCTGTATCTGGCGCTGCCGCTGCTGGTGGCGGAGCTGATCCGGGCGGCCGGATGGCTGAGGTCGCGCCGCGCGGGCAGGCACGACCCCGGACCCGCCGTACCGCCCACGGCCGCCGAGCTGAACAGACGGCTGTTCCTGAGCAGAACGGCCGGCGCGACAGCGGGCGTGATCTCGGTGGCGACGACCGGCTACGGCCTGACCTCGGCCCTGGGTCCACCGCGCGTGCAACGGGTCCCGGTCGGCATCTCCCGCCTGGACCCGCGCCTGTCGGGCCTGCGCATCGCCGTCGTCAGCGACCTGCACCTGGGCACGATGCTCGGCCGCTCCCACACCGAACGGATCGTGCGGCACATCAACGGCCTGGAGGCCGACGTGGTCGCGGTGGTGGGCGACCTGGCCGACGGCCTCCCCGCCGAACTGGGCGCGGCGGCCCGCCCGCTGCGCTCGCTGGAGTCCACCCACGGCAGCTTCTTCGTCACCGGCAACCACGAGTACCTGTACGACGGGGCGGACGCCTGGGTGGGCGAACTCCACGCCCTCGGCGTGCGCGGCCTGCGCAACGAGCGGGTGGAGATCCACCACAACGGCGCGACCCTCGACCTGGCCGGCGTCGAGGACGTGACGGGTGAGGAGTACGGCACGGGCCCCGACTTCGCCCGCACCCTGGACGGACGCGACCCCACCCGCCCGGTGGTCCTGCTGGCCCACCAGCCGATCCTGGCAACCCAGGCCGCCCGCCACGGAGTCGACCTCCAGCTCTCGGGCCACACCCACGGCGGCCAGTTCTTCCCGATCACCCAGCTCTCCCGCCTGTGGGAGCCGGTGGTATCGGGCCTGGGCAAGGTGGAGGACACCACTGTGTACGTGACCAACGGCGCCGGCTTCTTCGGCCCCCCGGTGAGAGTGGGAGCACCCCCGGAAGTCACCCTGATCGAACTCCGCCCGGCCGGGCCGCGAGAGCAGTAG
- a CDS encoding NAD-dependent epimerase/dehydratase family protein, which translates to MTTVHPLRRVVVTGATGLLGRAVVGELLAREDAVEVIAVVRDRAKAARLLPAPAAGRLTVVTADITDPAGYRDALPGADAVIHTAAYFREYYAPGADARRLHAVNVDAVTTLLGEARAAGVPAVVHTSSINTLAPGSVRHPADENAGPPPRWERNGYRASKVRAEAAIARFCAEHPGELRVPLVLPGWMWGPGDEGPTSAGRLFLSVARGELRAVPRAGNHVVDARDVSLACVRAAERGAPLRRYIVAGRWQPLVDTTTGIALATGVTPPRQIPAAAALGFAALLETSARLRGRPPVATREGVRALLDGNRTRISSARAQRELGVGFRPLAQTLADEAAWYRAGGALDHDLKEPAA; encoded by the coding sequence ATGACCACCGTCCACCCCCTGCGACGGGTCGTCGTCACCGGCGCCACCGGGCTGCTCGGCCGGGCCGTCGTCGGCGAACTGCTCGCCCGCGAGGACGCCGTCGAGGTGATCGCCGTGGTCCGCGACCGGGCCAAGGCGGCCCGGCTGCTGCCGGCGCCCGCCGCCGGCCGGCTCACCGTGGTGACCGCCGACATCACCGACCCCGCGGGCTACCGCGACGCCCTGCCCGGCGCCGACGCCGTCATCCACACCGCCGCGTACTTCCGTGAGTACTACGCGCCGGGCGCCGACGCCCGGCGGCTGCACGCCGTCAACGTCGACGCCGTCACCACCCTGCTGGGCGAGGCACGCGCCGCCGGCGTGCCGGCGGTCGTGCACACCAGCTCCATCAACACACTGGCCCCCGGCAGCGTCCGGCACCCCGCCGACGAGAACGCCGGACCGCCGCCGCGCTGGGAGCGCAACGGATACCGCGCCAGCAAGGTACGCGCCGAGGCCGCCATCGCCCGGTTCTGCGCCGAGCACCCCGGAGAGCTGCGGGTTCCCCTCGTGCTGCCCGGCTGGATGTGGGGTCCGGGCGACGAAGGGCCCACCTCCGCCGGGCGGCTTTTCCTGTCCGTCGCCCGCGGCGAACTGCGTGCCGTGCCCCGGGCCGGCAACCACGTGGTGGACGCCCGCGACGTGTCCCTCGCCTGCGTCCGCGCCGCCGAACGCGGCGCCCCGCTGCGCCGCTACATCGTCGCCGGACGCTGGCAGCCCCTGGTCGACACCACCACCGGTATCGCCCTGGCCACCGGGGTCACCCCGCCCCGGCAGATCCCGGCCGCGGCGGCGCTCGGGTTCGCCGCCCTCCTGGAGACCAGCGCCCGGCTGCGCGGCCGGCCGCCCGTCGCCACCCGCGAAGGGGTGCGCGCGCTGCTCGACGGCAACCGCACCCGCATCAGCTCGGCCCGCGCCCAGCGCGAACTCGGCGTCGGCTTCCGGCCGCTGGCCCAGACCCTCGCCGACGAGGCCGCCTGGTACCGGGCCGGCGGGGCACTCGACCACGACCTCAAGGAGCCCGCCGCATGA
- a CDS encoding MMPL family transporter: MPAASPPLTPLRRLGTLAATRRRAVLIAGALLFVLAAAIGAGAMNALSLSRFESPGSPSYRAGEILEREFGQNSPNYVLLLTARDGTTIDDPAVSAEATAIESELAAQDAVTTTGSYWSRDHTPTLASTDGTQALVVAWLAGSATEAREQLEPISAHFLDRDNGGVLTVQAGGQDEIFRQVGEESARDFIRAELVVVPVVLLLLVWAYRRWSAAALTMGVGIFSVLATLAILRGVTAFTEVSTFAANLALVLGLGLGIDYSLFVIARFREESAAGRARPAAVIRTVETAGRTVLFSGITVAASLAALFAFPFPFLRSFAYAGIAVVLTAAFGAVVLLPAALAAAGHRTLRPVPTAATGEVSEGRWYRMALRVMRRPLLYGGPALILLLALGAPFLGANFGLPDERVLPASASARVTQEQIGTNFPAEETDALQIVATGVGEGPEVTQRIEEYAQRLSQIPGVFQVDALTGSYRDGSRTAEPSASSERFAAPDALWITVVPGQDALAGDITALVSEVRATDAPYDVLVGGFPAAMTDFRSALLDRLPLVIALILIVTFVILFLMTGSVLIPAKATVANILSLTVMFGALVWIFQDGHLSGLLDFTATGRMEPSIPILMFCIAYGLSMDYEVFIMARVKDEWDRTGDNTRAVAAGIQRSAPLITAAAGILALTFAAYATGQVVFLKQLGVGMALAVLVDALLIRTVLVPAFMRLAGEANWWAPPALRRLHDRIGLSEAPPAQAPAEARERVAG, translated from the coding sequence ATGCCCGCAGCATCACCCCCACTCACGCCGCTGCGCCGGCTCGGCACACTGGCGGCGACCCGGCGGCGCGCCGTCCTGATCGCCGGCGCACTGCTCTTCGTCCTGGCCGCCGCCATCGGCGCCGGGGCCATGAACGCCCTGTCCCTGTCCCGCTTCGAGTCCCCCGGCTCCCCCTCCTACCGTGCGGGCGAGATCCTGGAGCGCGAGTTCGGGCAGAACAGCCCCAACTACGTGCTGCTGCTGACCGCGCGGGACGGCACCACCATCGACGATCCGGCCGTCAGCGCCGAGGCCACCGCCATCGAGAGCGAACTGGCCGCCCAGGACGCGGTCACCACCACCGGCTCGTACTGGTCCCGCGACCACACCCCCACCCTGGCCAGTACGGACGGCACGCAGGCCCTGGTCGTGGCCTGGCTGGCGGGCAGCGCGACCGAGGCCAGAGAACAACTGGAGCCCATCTCCGCCCACTTCCTCGACCGGGACAACGGCGGCGTCCTGACCGTCCAAGCAGGTGGCCAGGACGAGATCTTCCGGCAGGTCGGCGAGGAGTCCGCCCGCGACTTCATCCGCGCCGAACTCGTCGTCGTCCCGGTCGTCCTGCTCCTGCTGGTGTGGGCCTACCGCCGCTGGTCGGCCGCCGCCCTCACCATGGGCGTCGGCATCTTCTCGGTGCTGGCCACCCTCGCGATCCTGCGCGGCGTCACCGCCTTCACCGAGGTCTCCACCTTCGCCGCCAACCTGGCCCTGGTGCTCGGACTCGGCCTGGGCATCGACTACAGCCTGTTCGTCATCGCCCGGTTCCGGGAGGAGAGCGCGGCCGGCCGCGCCCGGCCGGCGGCGGTGATCCGTACGGTGGAGACGGCCGGCCGCACCGTGCTGTTCAGCGGCATCACGGTGGCCGCGTCCCTGGCCGCGCTGTTCGCGTTCCCCTTCCCCTTCCTGCGGTCCTTCGCGTACGCCGGTATCGCCGTCGTGCTGACCGCGGCGTTCGGCGCCGTGGTCCTGCTGCCCGCCGCGCTGGCCGCGGCCGGCCACCGTACGCTGCGCCCGGTTCCCACGGCGGCGACCGGCGAGGTGAGCGAGGGCCGCTGGTACCGGATGGCCCTGCGCGTCATGCGCCGCCCGCTGCTGTACGGCGGCCCGGCCCTCATCCTCCTCCTCGCCCTGGGCGCCCCGTTCCTGGGCGCGAACTTCGGGCTCCCGGACGAACGCGTCCTGCCCGCCTCGGCGTCCGCCCGCGTCACCCAGGAACAGATCGGGACGAACTTCCCGGCGGAGGAGACCGACGCCCTGCAGATCGTGGCCACCGGTGTGGGCGAGGGCCCGGAGGTGACGCAACGGATCGAGGAGTACGCCCAGCGCCTGTCACAGATCCCCGGCGTCTTCCAGGTCGACGCCCTCACCGGCTCCTACCGCGACGGCTCGCGCACCGCCGAACCGTCCGCGTCCTCGGAGCGCTTCGCCGCGCCGGACGCCCTGTGGATCACGGTCGTGCCCGGCCAGGACGCGCTGGCCGGGGACATCACCGCGCTGGTGAGCGAGGTCCGCGCCACGGACGCCCCCTACGACGTCCTGGTGGGCGGCTTCCCCGCCGCGATGACCGACTTCCGCTCGGCCCTTCTGGACCGGCTGCCGCTGGTCATCGCGCTGATCCTGATCGTCACCTTCGTGATCCTGTTCCTCATGACCGGCAGCGTCCTCATCCCGGCCAAGGCGACGGTCGCCAACATCCTCAGCCTGACCGTGATGTTCGGGGCCCTGGTGTGGATCTTCCAGGACGGCCATCTGTCCGGGCTGCTGGACTTCACCGCCACCGGCCGGATGGAACCCAGCATCCCGATCCTGATGTTCTGCATCGCCTACGGGCTGTCCATGGACTACGAGGTGTTCATCATGGCCCGGGTCAAGGACGAATGGGACCGCACCGGCGACAACACCCGCGCGGTGGCCGCCGGCATCCAGCGCAGCGCCCCGCTGATCACGGCCGCGGCCGGCATCCTGGCGCTGACCTTCGCCGCGTACGCCACCGGACAGGTCGTCTTCCTCAAGCAACTGGGCGTGGGCATGGCCCTGGCGGTCCTGGTGGACGCGCTGCTGATCCGTACGGTGCTGGTGCCGGCGTTCATGCGGCTGGCGGGCGAGGCCAATTGGTGGGCGCCACCGGCGCTGCGCCGGCTGCACGACCGCATCGGCCTGAGCGAGGCGCCGCCGGCGCAGGCGCCGGCCGAGGCCCGGGAACGGGTGGCGGGGTAA
- a CDS encoding alpha/beta hydrolase gives MTAPRTRTRTAAFALGTAAALLVAAPAYWAVAAPGEDGTADTAGEVIDVASPQEAAIAADATAVRLAAADIVDVPVSFTVVNQNRTLAECPVDGGTYRIEGHLTAPRALLEDGTVPDVTLYQHGIAAGEWYWRLDAEGYHHAEEMALRGHASVTVDRLGYGASDHPDGYLTCIGGEADIAHQITRALREGTYTVADGDPYAFDRVYLAGQSNGGQISQIAAYSFQDIDGLVIMDWTDLGLTPQANARFFTALNTCLNGAGGEGDGYVYYDLGTEEFRDGNFHDTDPEVLRLALPHQNPHPCGDMVAQLGGVLVDLRHLSEITVPVLFLYGEKDARVEGGAEHRALFTGTDDTELLEVPEAGHYMGLERGAPLVHDALADWLDRVSG, from the coding sequence ATGACCGCACCCCGCACCCGCACCCGCACCGCCGCGTTCGCCCTCGGTACGGCGGCAGCACTGCTGGTGGCCGCCCCCGCGTACTGGGCGGTGGCCGCGCCGGGAGAGGACGGCACGGCGGACACGGCCGGCGAGGTGATCGACGTCGCCTCCCCCCAGGAGGCCGCGATCGCCGCCGACGCCACCGCCGTCCGGCTCGCGGCGGCGGACATCGTGGACGTCCCCGTGTCCTTCACCGTCGTCAACCAGAACCGCACCCTGGCCGAATGCCCGGTGGACGGCGGGACCTACCGGATCGAGGGCCACCTCACCGCACCCCGTGCCCTGCTGGAGGACGGCACCGTACCCGACGTCACCCTGTACCAGCACGGCATCGCGGCCGGTGAGTGGTACTGGCGGCTGGACGCCGAGGGCTACCACCACGCGGAGGAGATGGCCCTGCGCGGCCACGCCTCCGTCACCGTCGACCGGCTCGGCTACGGCGCCAGCGACCACCCCGACGGCTATCTCACCTGTATCGGCGGCGAGGCGGACATCGCCCACCAGATCACGCGGGCGCTGCGGGAGGGCACCTACACCGTGGCGGACGGCGACCCCTACGCGTTCGACCGCGTCTACCTCGCCGGCCAGTCCAACGGCGGCCAGATCTCCCAGATCGCCGCTTACTCCTTCCAGGACATCGACGGCCTGGTGATCATGGACTGGACCGACCTCGGCCTCACTCCGCAGGCCAACGCCCGCTTCTTCACCGCCCTCAACACCTGCCTCAACGGCGCGGGCGGCGAGGGCGACGGCTACGTCTACTACGACCTGGGCACCGAGGAGTTCCGGGACGGCAACTTCCACGACACCGACCCCGAGGTCCTGCGCCTGGCCCTGCCGCACCAGAACCCGCACCCCTGCGGCGACATGGTCGCGCAGCTCGGCGGTGTCCTCGTCGACCTGCGGCACCTGAGCGAGATCACCGTCCCCGTGCTGTTCCTGTACGGCGAGAAGGACGCCCGGGTCGAGGGCGGCGCCGAACACCGGGCGCTGTTCACCGGCACCGACGACACCGAACTCCTGGAAGTCCCGGAGGCGGGCCACTACATGGGCCTGGAACGCGGGGCACCCCTGGTGCACGACGCCCTGGCCGACTGGCTGGACCGGGTCTCCGGCTGA